In Natronomonas halophila, one DNA window encodes the following:
- a CDS encoding twin-arginine translocase subunit TatC, which produces MSSAVDDDVKRTVAEGRQHLGTLLRGLQKHLQKVFIVFLIGFIGTFTVLRLYVWEILKQDLNAHPDIVVVAITPFEVILLQAKIGLAAGVVFAIPPILYLSRDSLKARGRWPENLPRWKAIGFGIASAALFAGGVAYAYYLFFPLMFAFLASNAVGAGFEPTYSISMWAQFIFLLSMSFGLAAQLPLAMSSLSYSGIVQYETFRDKWKYAVIAIFVFGALFSPPDPFTQIMWAVPLVTLYGISLYISKIVVTTKRSSSSIDIPATARERWNALAGLFLVGVALVYAFYTYGGYELVNSVLAAVNSSYRFLPTGGAYDVPDTTYIGVLGAIYGLIFTAVGLGYFVYDGLEEPTRNQYAVPGGTPGDPAAIDLSQLDEAGIRAAPVAAFARLEEEEALALAEEAMKDDDPERAQAILDRFDNVNPPEGDVSPKEHGMGTGEGGDGAEAGTAEAAEDEEDAGILARRSAGMLDAFSEDEIDEDDVGGYAYDIAFVVDSLTSKAFALVGVFMAVMAAVFFVLYQGGIGELSKQFVSRMPSEFAAEQVSIVTLHPVEALIFMIKVSVIAGAVATLPLVLYYAWPALKERGLARGDRRVLLLWGGTLLFGLTVGSIVGFIYVAPAVISWLAADVLGANMIIAYRISNYGWMIFFLTAGIGILSVIPVSMFLFHRGNIVPYSVMRNRWREFTIAVLAIGAFFSPRGVFTMFLLGIPVIVAYLAGLGVLWAYTLGGRRTFEPAEGAD; this is translated from the coding sequence GTGTCTAGCGCCGTCGACGACGATGTGAAGCGGACGGTCGCGGAGGGGCGACAACATCTCGGGACGCTCCTTCGGGGCCTGCAGAAGCATCTGCAGAAGGTTTTCATCGTCTTCCTCATCGGCTTTATCGGGACGTTCACGGTCCTGCGCCTCTACGTCTGGGAGATACTCAAACAGGACCTCAACGCCCACCCCGACATCGTCGTCGTCGCCATCACGCCGTTCGAAGTCATTCTACTGCAGGCGAAAATCGGCCTCGCGGCCGGCGTCGTCTTCGCCATCCCGCCCATCCTCTATCTGAGCCGCGATTCGCTCAAGGCACGGGGTCGATGGCCGGAGAACCTGCCCCGCTGGAAGGCCATCGGCTTCGGTATCGCCAGCGCGGCGCTGTTCGCCGGCGGCGTCGCCTACGCCTACTACCTCTTCTTCCCGCTGATGTTCGCGTTCCTCGCGAGTAACGCCGTCGGCGCGGGTTTCGAGCCCACCTACTCCATCTCGATGTGGGCGCAGTTCATCTTCCTGCTGTCGATGTCGTTCGGCCTGGCCGCCCAGTTGCCGCTGGCGATGAGTTCGCTGTCCTACAGCGGTATCGTCCAGTACGAGACCTTCCGTGACAAATGGAAGTACGCGGTCATCGCCATCTTCGTCTTCGGCGCACTCTTCTCGCCGCCGGACCCCTTCACCCAGATTATGTGGGCGGTGCCGCTTGTGACGCTGTACGGCATCTCGCTGTACATCTCGAAAATCGTCGTCACCACGAAACGCTCCAGCAGTTCCATCGACATCCCCGCGACCGCCCGCGAGCGATGGAACGCCCTCGCGGGCCTGTTCCTCGTCGGCGTCGCGCTGGTCTATGCGTTCTACACCTACGGCGGCTACGAACTGGTCAATAGCGTCCTCGCCGCCGTAAACTCCAGTTATCGGTTCCTACCAACTGGCGGCGCCTACGACGTCCCCGACACCACCTACATCGGCGTCCTCGGCGCCATTTACGGCCTCATCTTCACCGCCGTCGGCCTCGGCTACTTCGTCTACGACGGCCTCGAAGAGCCGACCCGAAACCAGTATGCGGTCCCCGGCGGCACGCCCGGCGACCCCGCCGCTATCGACCTCTCGCAACTCGATGAGGCGGGCATCCGGGCGGCCCCTGTTGCGGCCTTCGCCCGCCTCGAAGAGGAAGAAGCCCTCGCCCTCGCCGAAGAGGCGATGAAGGACGACGACCCCGAGCGCGCACAGGCCATCCTCGACCGCTTCGATAACGTGAATCCGCCCGAAGGCGACGTTTCCCCGAAGGAACACGGAATGGGAACAGGCGAAGGCGGGGACGGAGCCGAAGCCGGAACCGCCGAGGCTGCCGAAGACGAGGAGGATGCCGGCATCCTCGCCCGGCGGAGTGCGGGTATGCTCGACGCCTTCAGCGAGGACGAAATCGACGAGGACGACGTGGGCGGCTACGCCTACGACATCGCCTTCGTCGTCGACAGCCTCACCTCGAAGGCATTCGCCCTCGTCGGCGTCTTCATGGCCGTCATGGCCGCCGTGTTCTTCGTCCTCTATCAGGGCGGTATCGGCGAACTGAGCAAGCAGTTCGTCAGCCGGATGCCATCCGAGTTCGCCGCCGAACAGGTCTCCATCGTCACGCTGCATCCGGTCGAGGCGCTCATCTTTATGATCAAGGTCTCGGTCATCGCGGGCGCGGTCGCCACGCTCCCGCTGGTGCTCTACTACGCGTGGCCCGCGCTGAAGGAACGCGGCCTCGCCCGCGGTGACCGTCGGGTCCTCCTGCTGTGGGGCGGTACCCTGCTGTTCGGGTTGACCGTCGGGAGCATCGTCGGCTTCATCTACGTCGCGCCGGCGGTCATCTCGTGGCTCGCGGCCGACGTCCTCGGGGCGAACATGATTATTGCCTACCGCATCAGCAACTACGGCTGGATGATCTTCTTCCTCACAGCCGGTATCGGCATCCTCTCGGTCATCCCCGTCTCGATGTTCCTCTTCCACCGCGGGAACATCGTTCCCTACTCCGTGATGCGGAACCGCTGGCGGGAGTTCACCATCGCCGTCCTCGCGATTGGGGCGTTCTTCTCCCCGCGCGGCGTCTTCACGATGTTCCTGCTCGGCATCCCCGTCATCGTCGCCTACCTGGCCGGCCTGGGGGTACTGTGGGCCTACACGCTGGGCGGCCGCCGGACGTTCGAACCCGCAGAGGGCGCGGACTAG
- a CDS encoding pro-sigmaK processing inhibitor BofA family protein, which produces MVSLRALLVNAIVGLIILVVANAIGLGVEISILTLLICAILGVPGAILVILLAVLDIAFAASMAPLFIG; this is translated from the coding sequence ATGGTATCCCTGAGAGCGCTGCTCGTCAACGCCATCGTCGGACTCATCATTCTGGTCGTCGCCAACGCCATCGGTCTGGGCGTCGAGATTTCGATACTCACGCTCCTGATTTGTGCAATTTTGGGCGTGCCCGGGGCGATACTCGTCATCCTGCTCGCAGTGCTCGATATCGCCTTCGCGGCGTCGATGGCGCCTCTATTTATCGGGTAG
- a CDS encoding ribbon-helix-helix protein, CopG family — protein MPKISVEIPQELLDDLDDHVGDDGKYVNRSDAIRASIRKNLDIIDEIDARHGRLEDDE, from the coding sequence ATGCCAAAAATAAGCGTCGAGATTCCGCAGGAACTGCTCGACGACCTCGACGACCATGTCGGGGACGACGGCAAGTACGTCAACCGGAGCGACGCCATCCGCGCGTCGATTCGCAAGAACCTCGATATCATCGACGAAATCGACGCCCGCCACGGGCGACTGGAGGACGATGAGTAG
- a CDS encoding queuosine precursor transporter, translating to MSSAHVRQRLLPTGAVALAAMFVTALVTSQVTASKLLLFQSPVALPVTGTALVLPGAALAYALTFLATDCYTELYGKRAGQVLVNIGFLMNFLLLALVYSTIAAPAVPNQPIDPATFAAVLGQSGPLVVASLAAYLVSQNYDVLVFHKLKELTDGEMLWLRNIASTGTSQAIDTVIFVGLGFYVLPQVGFGATYELGFVLSLIVGQYALKLLIALVDTPFVYLITGVIRRSEEPQIT from the coding sequence ATGAGTAGCGCTCACGTACGGCAGCGGTTGCTGCCGACCGGCGCCGTCGCGCTCGCGGCGATGTTCGTCACCGCGCTGGTCACCTCGCAGGTCACCGCCTCGAAGTTGCTCCTGTTCCAGTCGCCGGTCGCCCTGCCGGTGACGGGGACCGCTCTCGTGTTGCCCGGCGCGGCGCTGGCGTACGCGCTGACCTTCCTCGCGACCGACTGTTACACCGAACTGTACGGCAAGCGCGCCGGACAGGTCCTCGTCAACATCGGGTTCCTGATGAACTTCCTGTTGCTCGCGCTGGTGTACAGCACCATCGCCGCCCCGGCGGTTCCCAATCAGCCTATCGACCCCGCCACTTTCGCGGCGGTCCTCGGCCAGAGCGGCCCGCTTGTGGTCGCCAGCCTCGCGGCGTATCTCGTCAGCCAGAACTACGACGTGCTCGTCTTCCACAAACTCAAGGAACTCACGGACGGCGAGATGCTCTGGCTCCGCAACATCGCCTCGACGGGAACGAGTCAGGCCATCGACACGGTCATCTTCGTCGGACTGGGGTTCTACGTCCTCCCGCAGGTCGGCTTCGGTGCGACCTACGAACTCGGGTTCGTGCTCTCGCTTATCGTCGGCCAGTACGCCCTGAAACTCCTCATCGCGCTGGTGGATACGCCCTTCGTCTACCTCATCACCGGCGTGATTCGCCGCAGCGAAGAGCCACAAATCACCTAA
- a CDS encoding 23S rRNA (uridine(2552)-2'-O)-methyltransferase: MTRKDDYYNRAKQEGYRSRAAYKLKQLDEEANLINPGNTVVDLGAAPGGWLQVAKELAGEDGSVVGVDLQRIKPIDGVETVRGDMTEAETREQVVDMVGEADVVISDMAPNMTGEYSLDHARSVHLARMAFETSLELLAPGGDFVAKVFEGPDTDDLRADIDEEFEYVRTIHPKASRDSSSELFMVAKSRITAPVREGDELEVDIEDVGSEGDGIAKVDGYTLFVGDADEGETVEVTVTDVKPRYGFAEKKA; the protein is encoded by the coding sequence ATGACGCGTAAGGACGACTACTACAACCGGGCGAAACAGGAGGGCTACCGCTCCCGTGCCGCCTACAAACTGAAGCAACTCGACGAGGAGGCCAACCTCATCAACCCCGGCAACACCGTGGTGGACCTCGGCGCCGCGCCGGGCGGGTGGCTGCAGGTCGCCAAGGAACTGGCCGGCGAGGACGGAAGCGTCGTCGGCGTCGACCTCCAGCGTATCAAGCCCATCGACGGCGTCGAGACCGTCCGCGGCGACATGACCGAAGCGGAGACCCGCGAGCAGGTCGTCGACATGGTCGGTGAGGCCGACGTCGTCATCTCGGACATGGCGCCGAACATGACCGGCGAGTACTCGCTTGACCACGCGCGGTCGGTCCATCTCGCGCGGATGGCCTTCGAGACCAGCCTCGAACTGCTGGCGCCGGGCGGCGACTTCGTCGCGAAGGTCTTCGAGGGCCCCGACACCGACGACCTCCGGGCCGATATCGACGAGGAGTTCGAGTACGTCCGGACCATCCACCCGAAGGCCTCCCGGGATTCCTCCTCGGAGCTGTTCATGGTGGCCAAGAGCCGCATCACGGCGCCCGTCCGCGAGGGCGACGAACTCGAAGTCGACATCGAGGACGTCGGCAGCGAGGGCGACGGCATCGCCAAGGTCGACGGCTACACGCTCTTCGTCGGGGACGCCGACGAAGGGGAGACGGTCGAGGTGACCGTCACCGACGTGAAGCCGCGGTACGGCTTCGCCGAGAAGAAGGCATAG
- a CDS encoding multicopper oxidase domain-containing protein has protein sequence MNDTTDDRTRILVWGFTVAAVLAVLVGGVGLLADPVAAHGEDGGGNASQPTQSLCEFPNPEWREAQTIAGVDIQQSRHCRPDNPNAVAASVAGTNNVPMDVLMRTGYARDAVEKCCDRDGDGDPDVIRITLEINELNGGAVEHHIAPGVSPGMWVFSPKTRGMVENGSASSRLVRAPSPSIRLEAGDTVYVTVENTHYQPHTVHFHGTDHPYESNGTDVDGNDGVPQTSERPIKPGENRTYKFTPGEPGTMFYHCHVAPDVHIPMGLSGMFVITENASDNRVQTFNNGAGKVRHPSRAEGNDTAGVYDLHYQALDKNLSRIPATHDDPRRVATLMNRRHDATDASMDYYLLNGRSFPYTLQESPIVVDPGREYRLRVLNSGPRDVAVHTHGHKATVEAYDGVTLNESNEIQRDVIDVAPAQRVDLTLNTTDDGRNSYGPGVWFMHDHREPGVTTDGISPGGNINTITYASYLDERTELPQTETDLGRYFNSSYYAGEVPYWSNLDEKLAAGNATSTATAGAVDHWVGANEMRMEMRMAEGGLVVNENEKDPPYGCDEIRGTRNVTVEAGEQFAEPGEMFAYNRSQWQFDTCTRVNVTLVNTDEVRHQWMIHGLLRTSYPGGMFNIEANGGTSVTGTFVTPGVDTRLQLHCSVPSHDMSGMNGTVVVGNPSSGNTSADAATATDDANESTATAAVGTGALLSSSPPSVALGAVVLALLSGVLLARRRWN, from the coding sequence ATGAACGACACGACTGACGACCGAACGCGGATACTCGTCTGGGGGTTTACCGTCGCCGCCGTCCTCGCCGTCCTCGTCGGCGGGGTCGGATTGCTCGCGGACCCCGTCGCGGCCCACGGCGAGGACGGAGGGGGTAACGCATCGCAACCGACGCAGTCGCTCTGTGAGTTCCCGAACCCGGAGTGGCGTGAGGCCCAAACGATTGCGGGGGTGGATATCCAGCAATCCCGGCATTGTCGACCGGACAACCCGAACGCCGTCGCGGCGTCGGTCGCCGGGACGAACAACGTCCCCATGGACGTCCTGATGCGGACGGGCTATGCCCGGGACGCCGTCGAGAAGTGCTGTGACAGGGACGGCGACGGTGACCCGGACGTCATCCGCATCACCCTCGAAATCAACGAACTGAACGGCGGCGCCGTCGAACACCACATCGCGCCGGGCGTCTCGCCGGGCATGTGGGTCTTCTCGCCCAAGACGCGGGGGATGGTCGAGAACGGGTCGGCGTCGTCCCGCCTCGTCCGCGCGCCGTCGCCGTCCATCCGTCTCGAGGCGGGCGATACGGTCTACGTGACCGTCGAGAACACCCACTACCAGCCGCATACGGTCCACTTCCACGGCACCGACCACCCATACGAGAGCAACGGCACGGACGTCGACGGCAACGACGGCGTCCCGCAGACGAGCGAACGACCGATCAAACCGGGCGAGAATCGGACGTACAAGTTCACGCCCGGCGAGCCCGGGACGATGTTCTACCACTGCCACGTGGCCCCGGACGTCCACATCCCGATGGGGCTCTCGGGGATGTTCGTCATCACTGAGAACGCCTCGGACAACCGCGTCCAGACGTTCAACAACGGCGCGGGGAAGGTCCGCCACCCGTCACGGGCGGAAGGAAACGACACCGCCGGGGTCTACGACCTCCACTATCAGGCGCTGGATAAGAACCTCTCGCGGATTCCGGCGACCCACGACGACCCGCGGCGCGTGGCGACGCTGATGAACCGCCGCCACGACGCCACCGACGCGTCGATGGATTACTACCTCCTGAACGGGCGGTCGTTCCCCTACACGCTGCAGGAATCACCCATCGTCGTCGACCCCGGACGGGAATACCGGCTTCGGGTGCTGAACTCCGGGCCGCGCGACGTGGCCGTCCACACGCACGGACACAAGGCCACCGTCGAGGCCTACGACGGCGTCACGCTGAACGAGTCGAACGAAATCCAGCGTGACGTTATCGACGTCGCGCCGGCCCAGCGCGTCGACCTGACGCTCAACACGACTGACGACGGCCGCAATTCCTACGGCCCCGGCGTCTGGTTCATGCACGACCACCGCGAACCGGGGGTGACGACCGACGGCATCTCGCCGGGTGGCAACATCAACACCATCACCTACGCCTCGTATCTCGACGAGCGGACGGAACTCCCGCAAACGGAGACCGACCTCGGCCGCTACTTCAACAGCTCCTACTACGCCGGCGAGGTTCCGTACTGGAGTAACCTCGACGAGAAACTGGCCGCGGGCAACGCGACGAGTACGGCCACGGCCGGCGCCGTCGACCACTGGGTCGGCGCGAACGAGATGCGGATGGAGATGCGAATGGCCGAGGGCGGACTGGTCGTAAACGAGAACGAAAAGGACCCGCCGTACGGCTGCGACGAGATTCGGGGCACGCGCAACGTCACGGTCGAGGCGGGCGAGCAGTTCGCCGAACCGGGCGAGATGTTCGCCTACAACCGCAGCCAGTGGCAGTTCGACACCTGCACCCGGGTAAACGTCACGCTCGTCAACACCGACGAGGTGCGACACCAGTGGATGATACACGGGCTGCTCCGGACGAGCTATCCGGGCGGAATGTTCAACATCGAAGCCAACGGCGGGACGTCCGTCACCGGGACGTTCGTCACCCCCGGCGTCGACACGCGCTTGCAACTCCATTGTTCGGTGCCGTCCCACGACATGTCCGGCATGAACGGGACAGTCGTCGTCGGCAACCCGTCCAGCGGGAACACGAGCGCCGACGCCGCAACCGCAACCGACGACGCGAACGAGTCGACGGCGACGGCGGCCGTCGGGACGGGGGCGTTACTGTCCAGTAGTCCCCCGAGCGTCGCACTCGGGGCCGTCGTCCTCGCCCTTCTCTCCGGTGTGTTGCTGGCGAGACGGCGGTGGAACTGA